Proteins co-encoded in one Setaria viridis chromosome 9, Setaria_viridis_v4.0, whole genome shotgun sequence genomic window:
- the LOC117837000 gene encoding uncharacterized protein, with the protein MDSFQRAFNEPTCLEETVQQGIERCPFLRNINEPTSFSFSSVNFPILARGAKGPIFEDGPNFDTAFRVFHGRDGVVPLSEGSFPQIEKPLPKPNPEFNPLAAKAATISLSAFGGFFSFGDFSNKRNKKNFNKKNPNNLPQNKGQSNNHEAVSNEWLENGQCPLAKSYRALSGIVPLVAKMMTPPAGMKLKCPPAVVAARAAISRTAFAKGLRPQPLPTKVLVIALLGMAANVPLGIWREHTQKFSVQWFAAVHAAVPFIGMLRKSVLMPKSAMALTIAASILGQTIGSRAERIRLKRVAAAKSAGEGDDTADCVKAPMSLKTGNRSVVQFWDPLALRVESTVSAGSPSVLVPAVAAFN; encoded by the exons ATGGACTCTTTTCAAAGAGCTTTCAATGAACCAACGTGCTTGGAAGAAACTGTCCAGCAAGGGATTGAAAGATGCCCATTCCTGAGGAACATCAACGAGCCTACAAGCTTTTCCTTCTCGTCTGTCAACTTTCCTATTCTT GCAAGAGGAGCCAAGGGACCAATTTTTGAAGATGGACCTAATTTTGACACAGCGTTTCGAGTTTTCCATGGTAGAGATGGGGTTGTCCCACTTTCAGAAGGATCATTTCCACAGATTGAGAAGCCATTGCCCAAGCCTAATCCTGAGTTCAACCCCTTGGCGGCCAAAGCAGCAACCATTAGCCTATCGGCATTTGGAGGCTTCTTCAGCTTTGGTGACTTCTCAAACAAGCGCAATAAGAAAAATTTCAACAAAAAGAACCCCAACAACCTCCCCCAG AATAAAGGCCAGTCTAACAATCATGAAGCAGTGAGCAACGAGTGGCTGGAAAATGGCCAATGTCCACTTGCAAAGTCATATAGAGCATTAAGTGGCATTGTACCTCTTGTGGCAAAGATGATGACGCCCCCAGCTGGTATGAAACTGAAGTGCCCGCCTGCGGTGGTTGCTGCCCGAGCAGCAATATCCCGCACAGCCTTTGCAAAGGGGCTTCGCCCTCAGCCCCTGCCAACAAAAGTACTGGTGATCGCACTGCTTGGTATGGCAGCAAATGTTCCTCTCGGCATCTGGAGAGAGCACACGCAGAAGTTTTCAGTGCAGTGGTTTGCTGCGGTACATGCCGCCGTGCCTTTCATAGGGATGCTCAGGAAATCTGTGCTGATGCCAAAGTCTGCCATGGCCCTTACTATAGCTGCCTCAATATTGGGTCAGACAATCGGGTCAAGAGCTGAACGTATCAGATTGAAGAGGGTGGCTGCGGCAAAATCAGCAGGAGAGGGCGATGATACTGCTGACTGCGTCAAAGCACCGATGAGTCTCAAGACCGGAAACCGCAGTGTCGTTCAGTTCTGGGATCCGCTTGCCCTCAGAGTAGAGAGCACCGTGAGCGCAGGTTCCCCATCAGTTCTTGTCCCTGCCGTTGCTGCCTTCAATTGA